ACTGACACTGTATGCCTACATTTTTATTGAAAGGCTCTCTCTTTAATGTATTCAACAGAAACAGAGGTTATTTATTGTAAGAGtactatacaaataatgaatgtttatgagtgtaattgGGCAAATAAGTATGCATATTGTCAACAACCTAGTTTAGAAAGGCAAAATTAGCGTTACGAGCAAATTGATAGGCAACTGAAACTGATCTAGGTTAATTCTGTTTTTAATGATTTCTTGTATAGTAggttcccattaattaatcaaagtCATACAAACAATCTAAGagcttttttgtttaaataagtaGTACAAATCGCTCTCCAAAAATGTTTGTTCCGTTCCGATTGAGTgccattttgaatgttattgtttgtaAGCAAAAAGTAGCCGGCGCTATTGATTTTCCACCGCGGGGACGTTCATCGCCTCCTCttttgttataggcctacaacgtGTAAGAAACATTCAGCGCCCAAACAAAATCGCACTCTGATGACGTATTTAAAGGTGCTATGCCATGTGACCCATAATCCTACAATCAAATTACAAGAATTTACTTTGGCacgttattattatttcatactaATGTTAGGCTTTAGTTCATTAATTTATTGGCAATTATAATAGAATACTAGTATATACAACTCAAATGAGTACGAAATATATCCATTACTTAAAATGACTTTTTACTGTTTTAACAGGTTGCAAAGCAGTGATAAATGCCATGTGTTAGTGGAATATGGGACGCCGAAAGTGATGGTTATACAGCTCTAGACTTTGCTCCATTAACAAAACAGGAATATGGAAGGGCGTTATACTTCCCATTATTGTATGTTTCGCAACTTCTACTTACTATAACCACAAGATCGCATTATTAACCAAGATAATACAGAAGTTAAATCAAGAAAAAGATGTGTCTAGAACAAGGGTCATCAAACGCATTCCTGAATTCATTTCTGTGTTAGATATAAGGAAAAACGGGTCAGCATATGTTTATTCATCACCACGAAACTCAATGTGTTTCTTCAATCCACTCAATATTTTCAGATCACGTGGCAGGAAGCGTCGTCATGGTCGgtgtgaaatttcaaaaagacACCTGGCATGaagatatttttaattgtaaatttgaCAACGGTGATGTTACAGTTTCAGATCCAATCGTgaacaattttaaaagttttggtTTTCTACCACAATACGTAGTGGTTATTACATGCCCTCTACCAGAACAATACAGTCATAAAAATGGTTTTACTATGTCATTAGAACGGCTTGTACCTTTTCCAATAGAACACAAATACTCTTACGATAACTTTACTGTCTGCTCTGCCGACGGTTTCCCGCCAAAATCAAACTTTTTAGCAGTGTGTACAATGGTTAAAGACGTGGACGATTTCATTCCTTCTTGGATTGAATATCATCATTTTATGCGTGTAGAACATTTCTATATATATGATAATCAAATTGAAATTGATAGTACATTAAAAGAGACAGTCGGtatgtttattaaaaaaggTATTGTAACAATCATTCCATGGGCACATAGACATTCACATTCTAAGACATATTTAGAAGTACAAATTGCTCACGAGAACGACTGTGTGTGGCGACATAAACACGGCACAAAATGGATGATCAACATTGATGTCGATGAATATATACAGCCCCTGGATCCATCTAGACCGAACATTCCTgattattttttgacaaaagcTTCGAGAAACTAGGATCTATCCGCGTGCAGAATTGGTTTTTTGGTAGACCAACCAACGTGACGGCAAAAGGTACCATAATTGAGCGAAATACTTGGCGCCCTTCGAATCCTTCGGAACTGAATGCAGGTCACGATAAGAACATTCTTCAGCTAATTAACGTACATTATTTTAAGATTCGTGCTATAAAACTAGGAGGAGAAACGCGTTCTGTAGACCCTTGGACAGATCTTAGGCTTGTTCATTACTTCCGAAGTTCAATGTTAAAGATGCGAGCATGGTGAACATTTGGAAAAAGATTCAGCATAAAAAACAAAAGTGAGGGTGCCTGAAAAATTAACATTTCTAGTAACACATACTTCTTGTAACTCATATATTGTATAACGCTTACAGGTAAATCAGTAGAGTAGAGGCCTACACAATAATAGTTTAGAATACTTGATAAAGACGCCTCAGTTTTACCAAGAAAAATAGCAGCAAGTTGTTCAGTTTGTATCCACTTTTATtatcatatacattttattacagTTTCCTGTCGCAATGGATTTCATTTAAATGACATCGTCAACATCTTTCACAAATtggtttacttttttttaaacacattttttatttgctgACAAAACCGCTAAGTACTACAGTACGCTCATTCCATTTGGGGTATATTTTCTAACTTATATGCTTTTTGAATTGTG
This region of Antedon mediterranea chromosome 8, ecAntMedi1.1, whole genome shotgun sequence genomic DNA includes:
- the LOC140057640 gene encoding LOW QUALITY PROTEIN: beta-1,4-galactosyltransferase galt-1-like (The sequence of the model RefSeq protein was modified relative to this genomic sequence to represent the inferred CDS: inserted 1 base in 1 codon); amino-acid sequence: MFIHHHETQCVSSIHSIFSDHVAGSVVMVGVKFQKDTWHEDIFNCKFDNGDVTVSDPIVNNFKSFGFLPQYVVVITCPLPEQYSHKNGFTMSLERLVPFPIEHKYSYDNFTVCSADGFPPKSNFLAVCTMVKDVDDFIPSWIEYHHFMRVEHFYIYDNQIEIDSTLKETVGMFIKKGIVTIIPWAHRHSHSKTYLEVQIAHENDCVWRHKHGTKWMINIDVDEYIQPLDPSRPNIPDYFXDKSFEKLGSIRVQNWFFGRPTNVTAKGTIIERNTWRPSNPSELNAGHDKNILQLINVHYFKIRAIKLGGETRSVDPWTDLRLVHYFRSSMLKMRAW